From bacterium, one genomic window encodes:
- a CDS encoding aldehyde dehydrogenase family protein, whose amino-acid sequence MSTSSAHRAASTRVVVDVNPADTTDVIAEVRQATAADVEPAVARAKAAFEKWRDVPAPERGRVLARAAAMTRARADELAQLLTREEGKIVSEARGEIIRGAVLLEWFAGEGFRMGGRTRPSEMPSTLLFTLRQPLGVVAVITPWNFPWAEPVWKAAPAIVAGNAVILKPASLTPLLAERYGEILQESGLPENVLQVLPGSGGDVGDALVDHPDVRAVSFTGSTGIGSDVYARAARRLAKVTCEMGGKNAVVVMPDADLDLAATGIASGAFGSTGQRCTATSLCIAHRDVVAGLTERIVAYAKKMRLGNGLHKDVDLGPLVDAHQLDSVLGYIDGARREGLRVATGGRRATEGACERGFFVEPTVFVDVPPQSRIAQEEVFGPVLSVIPVGSLDEALAVTNGVRYGLSSSIYAGDASAIMRFVDRVEVGMVHVNSPTVGGEAQIPFGGIKWSGVGGREMAEEGLEFYTELKSVFFDYTGRARDSKIY is encoded by the coding sequence ATGAGCACGTCCAGCGCCCACCGCGCAGCCAGTACCCGCGTGGTAGTCGACGTCAATCCGGCGGACACCACCGACGTGATCGCCGAAGTTCGCCAGGCGACGGCCGCCGACGTGGAGCCCGCGGTCGCGCGGGCCAAAGCCGCGTTCGAGAAGTGGCGCGACGTGCCGGCGCCCGAGCGCGGCCGCGTGCTCGCGCGCGCCGCGGCGATGACCCGCGCGCGCGCCGACGAGCTCGCGCAGCTGCTGACCCGCGAGGAGGGCAAGATCGTCTCGGAGGCGCGGGGCGAGATCATCCGAGGCGCGGTGCTCCTTGAATGGTTCGCCGGCGAAGGGTTCCGGATGGGGGGCCGTACGCGGCCGTCGGAGATGCCGTCCACGCTTCTGTTCACGCTCAGGCAGCCGCTCGGCGTCGTGGCCGTCATTACCCCCTGGAACTTTCCCTGGGCCGAGCCGGTGTGGAAGGCGGCGCCGGCGATCGTCGCCGGCAACGCCGTGATTCTCAAGCCCGCCAGCCTCACGCCGCTGCTCGCGGAGCGCTACGGGGAGATTTTACAAGAATCGGGGCTGCCCGAGAACGTCCTCCAAGTCTTGCCGGGCAGCGGCGGCGACGTCGGGGACGCGCTCGTCGATCATCCCGACGTTCGCGCGGTGTCGTTCACCGGCTCGACCGGGATCGGCAGCGATGTGTACGCGCGGGCGGCCCGCCGCCTCGCGAAGGTGACCTGCGAAATGGGCGGCAAGAACGCGGTGGTCGTGATGCCGGACGCCGACCTCGACCTCGCCGCGACCGGGATCGCCTCGGGCGCGTTCGGCAGCACCGGGCAGCGCTGCACCGCGACCAGCCTGTGCATCGCCCACCGCGATGTCGTCGCCGGCCTCACCGAGCGGATCGTGGCCTACGCCAAGAAGATGCGGCTCGGCAACGGGCTGCACAAAGACGTCGACCTGGGCCCGCTCGTCGACGCGCATCAGCTGGACAGCGTGCTCGGGTACATCGACGGCGCGCGCCGCGAGGGACTGCGGGTCGCCACCGGCGGCCGCCGGGCGACCGAGGGCGCGTGCGAACGGGGGTTTTTCGTCGAGCCCACGGTGTTCGTCGACGTCCCGCCGCAGTCGCGGATCGCGCAGGAGGAGGTCTTCGGCCCGGTCTTGTCGGTGATCCCGGTCGGGTCGCTCGACGAGGCGCTCGCGGTGACGAACGGGGTGCGCTACGGCCTCTCGTCGTCCATCTACGCGGGCGATGCGTCGGCGATCATGCGCTTCGTCGATCGCGTCGAAGTCGGCATGGTCCATGTGAACTCGCCGACCGTCGGCGGGGAGGCGCAGATCCCGTTCGGCGGGATCAAATGGAGCGGCGTCGGCGGCCGCGAGATGGCGGAAGAGGGCCTCGAGTTCTACACCGAGCTGAAGAGCGTGTTCTTCGACTACACGGGGCGGGCGCGGGATTCCAAGATCTACTAG
- a CDS encoding energy-coupling factor transporter transmembrane component T encodes MSEFELLRNITIGQYLPTGSYLHRMDPRAKIVATLLLVGAVSFTPTLTGNALLIAVCLGIVAFGRIPMSYALRGILPAMPVLVILAVMQLLFFGRAYDPSSPVVFHWGWIVVTAAVVRLVIVSAARFVELLFVTSVFTLTTTTTELTHGIESLLRPLRRFRVPGHELALVVTIAIRFVPTLALEAERLMKAQASRGGRIGGSRWQFVERTRQMLPVLVPLFTFALRRGEELIVAMEARAYTGGAGRTSYMVLRGSPVDWLVPVAALLFLVAMLRAPFSV; translated from the coding sequence GTGAGCGAGTTCGAGCTCCTCCGCAACATCACGATCGGCCAGTATCTGCCGACCGGCTCGTACCTCCACCGGATGGATCCGCGCGCCAAGATCGTCGCGACGCTTCTGCTGGTCGGCGCCGTGAGCTTCACCCCGACGCTGACCGGCAACGCGCTGCTCATCGCGGTGTGCCTCGGGATCGTGGCGTTCGGCCGCATCCCGATGAGCTATGCCCTGCGCGGGATCCTTCCCGCGATGCCGGTGCTGGTGATCCTGGCCGTGATGCAGCTGCTGTTCTTTGGGAGGGCCTACGACCCGTCGAGCCCCGTCGTTTTCCACTGGGGTTGGATCGTCGTCACCGCGGCCGTGGTGCGGCTCGTGATCGTCTCGGCCGCGCGGTTCGTGGAGCTGCTGTTCGTGACGAGCGTGTTCACGCTGACGACCACGACGACGGAGCTCACGCACGGCATCGAGAGCCTCCTGCGGCCGCTGCGGCGGTTTCGCGTGCCCGGGCACGAACTGGCGCTCGTCGTCACCATCGCGATCCGGTTCGTGCCCACGCTGGCCCTCGAGGCGGAACGGTTGATGAAGGCGCAGGCGTCGCGGGGCGGCCGGATCGGCGGGAGCCGCTGGCAGTTCGTCGAGCGGACGCGGCAGATGCTGCCGGTCCTCGTGCCGCTGTTTACCTTCGCGCTCCGGCGCGGCGAGGAGTTGATCGTCGCGATGGAGGCGCGGGCGTACACCGGCGGCGCCGGGCGCACGAGCTACATGGTGCTGCGGGGGAGCCCCGTTGACTGGCTGGTGCCGGTGGCGGCGCTGCTGTTCCTCGTCGCGATGCTGCGGGCGCCGTTTTCGGTGTAG
- a CDS encoding ECF transporter S component, which translates to MQGQGGLSTRGIVISAVLAAIAIFLGATRLGFIPMPTGINATIMHVPAIIGGILEGSVVGAIIGTIFGLYSFFYATTPMFKDPIVAIVPRIFIGIFAAWTYTSFRRSGEATAITLAAIVGTATNTILVLGFGVARHYLPAKVAATVAVTHGIPEIIVAVIISLAVLLGWKRVQRPEARARV; encoded by the coding sequence ATGCAGGGTCAGGGGGGACTCTCGACGCGCGGCATCGTGATTTCCGCGGTGCTCGCCGCGATTGCGATCTTCCTCGGCGCCACGCGTCTCGGCTTCATCCCGATGCCGACCGGCATCAACGCCACGATCATGCACGTGCCGGCGATCATCGGCGGCATCCTGGAAGGCTCGGTAGTCGGCGCCATCATCGGCACCATTTTCGGACTCTACAGCTTCTTCTATGCCACGACCCCGATGTTCAAGGATCCGATCGTCGCGATCGTGCCGCGGATCTTCATCGGGATCTTCGCGGCGTGGACGTACACGTCGTTCCGGCGGTCCGGCGAGGCCACGGCCATCACGCTTGCGGCGATCGTCGGCACGGCGACAAACACGATCCTCGTGCTCGGCTTCGGCGTTGCACGGCACTACCTGCCGGCCAAGGTGGCCGCGACCGTCGCGGTGACCCACGGCATCCCCGAGATCATCGTCGCCGTCATCATCTCGTTGGCGGTGCTCCTCGGATGGAAGCGCGTGCAGCGGCCGGAGGCCCGCGCCCGCGTCTAG
- a CDS encoding ATP-binding cassette domain-containing protein: MTGARQANGSREVQAGSPLIEVTDLWHTYMAGTPFEHTALRGVSVEVRAGEVVGILGRTGSGKSTLIQYLNGLLRPARGRVVVDGHDLASPRTDLRAVRQRVGLVFQDPETQMFEPLVGDDVAYGPRQLRLPMDEIRARVRWAMDTVGLPFERFKDRYTFSLSGGEMRKAALAGVLAIRPRVLVLDEPTSGLDPGARAELRRRIQDLRDREGLTLVLVSHDMEEVARLSDRLYVLQDGVVAAAGSTREVFGDAARLAALGLAPPEPVQVVQRLRALGMAVRPDALTVEEAGDAVAALLGARV, from the coding sequence ATGACCGGCGCCCGGCAGGCGAACGGCAGCCGCGAAGTCCAGGCCGGCTCCCCGCTCATCGAGGTCACGGACCTCTGGCACACCTATATGGCCGGCACGCCCTTCGAGCATACGGCCCTTCGCGGCGTGAGCGTCGAGGTGCGGGCGGGCGAAGTCGTCGGCATCCTCGGCCGGACCGGATCCGGCAAATCCACGCTGATCCAGTACCTGAACGGCCTGCTGCGGCCGGCGCGCGGCCGCGTCGTCGTTGACGGGCACGATCTCGCGAGCCCGCGCACCGATCTGCGGGCCGTGCGCCAGCGGGTGGGGCTGGTGTTCCAGGACCCCGAGACGCAGATGTTCGAGCCGCTCGTCGGCGACGACGTGGCGTACGGACCGCGGCAGCTGCGCCTTCCGATGGACGAGATCCGTGCCCGCGTGCGCTGGGCAATGGACACGGTCGGCCTCCCGTTCGAGCGCTTCAAGGACCGCTACACGTTCTCGCTGAGCGGCGGCGAGATGCGGAAGGCCGCGCTCGCCGGCGTGCTGGCGATCCGGCCGCGCGTGCTGGTGCTCGACGAACCGACCTCGGGCCTCGATCCCGGGGCGCGGGCGGAGCTGCGGCGGCGCATCCAGGACCTGCGCGACCGTGAGGGTCTGACGCTCGTGCTGGTGTCGCATGACATGGAGGAGGTTGCGCGCCTCTCCGACCGTCTCTACGTGCTTCAAGACGGTGTCGTCGCCGCGGCAGGGTCCACCCGCGAGGTGTTCGGCGATGCGGCGCGGCTGGCGGCGCTCGGGCTCGCGCCGCCGGAGCCGGTGCAGGTGGTGCAGCGCCTGCGCGCGCTCGGGATGGCGGTGCGGCCGGACGCGCTGACCGTCGAGGAGGCGGGCGACGCCGTGGCGGCGCTGCTCGGCGCCCGCGTATGA
- a CDS encoding QueT transporter family protein produces MSFRAAAAPGGGPAFRRARRGIAFRVAEGAVIAAAYAALTVYLAPVSYGPYQLRFAEVLKPLVIWEPHLIPAFVIGNFLGNLTSPFVGPWELVWMPFANLVGGWAAWRLGRTNAYLGATAYAVVIAVAVTVMLSAILHASARVLFPPLLVSEVLLIVTGVPVMQPVHAALRRVFKAPGSRA; encoded by the coding sequence GTGAGCTTCCGCGCGGCGGCCGCGCCCGGCGGCGGGCCGGCGTTCCGCCGTGCGCGGCGCGGGATCGCCTTCCGCGTGGCCGAAGGCGCCGTGATCGCCGCCGCCTACGCGGCCTTGACCGTCTATCTCGCTCCGGTCTCCTACGGACCGTACCAGCTGCGGTTTGCAGAGGTCCTCAAGCCGCTCGTGATCTGGGAGCCGCATCTCATTCCGGCGTTTGTCATCGGCAACTTCCTCGGCAATCTGACGAGCCCGTTCGTCGGTCCGTGGGAGCTGGTGTGGATGCCGTTCGCGAACCTCGTCGGAGGATGGGCGGCGTGGCGCCTCGGCCGGACAAACGCCTACCTCGGCGCGACGGCCTACGCGGTCGTCATTGCGGTCGCCGTGACCGTGATGCTGTCCGCGATCCTCCACGCGTCGGCCCGCGTCTTGTTTCCGCCGCTGCTCGTGAGCGAAGTGTTGCTGATCGTGACCGGCGTCCCGGTGATGCAGCCGGTGCACGCCGCGCTGCGGCGGGTGTTCAAAGCGCCCGGGAGCCGCGCCTAG
- a CDS encoding DUF4189 domain-containing protein, with amino-acid sequence MRQMRFGRAGAPMMIAATVVAVACAAAAVWPVTASADGALAIGRPDDVSNHGFAFGIVSNVANANQASDQALDLCRTAKGASGDARKVCQVVQTIHQQCAAVAMDPQKGTPGVGWAIGGDKKTAESQALAQCYDTAGSDRRSFCVVSASMCDTGMYRETGN; translated from the coding sequence ATGCGACAGATGCGTTTTGGCCGAGCCGGGGCGCCGATGATGATCGCTGCGACCGTCGTGGCGGTCGCGTGCGCGGCCGCGGCGGTGTGGCCGGTGACGGCGAGCGCCGACGGCGCCCTTGCGATCGGACGCCCCGACGACGTGTCCAATCACGGTTTTGCCTTCGGCATTGTGAGCAACGTGGCAAATGCGAACCAGGCGTCCGACCAGGCGCTGGATCTCTGCAGAACCGCGAAGGGCGCGTCGGGCGACGCCCGTAAGGTTTGCCAGGTGGTGCAGACGATCCATCAGCAGTGCGCCGCCGTCGCGATGGACCCGCAGAAGGGAACTCCGGGCGTGGGATGGGCGATCGGCGGCGACAAGAAAACGGCGGAGTCTCAGGCCCTCGCGCAGTGCTACGATACCGCCGGGTCCGACCGCCGGTCGTTCTGCGTCGTCTCTGCATCGATGTGCGACACCGGGATGTACCGGGAAACGGGGAACTGA
- a CDS encoding amidase → MTDLPYETIAGLAERLRSGELSPLALTDAALAQIDRWRALNAFITVTADLARAQAAEAAREIAAGRYRGLLHGVPVSLKDLIDTRGIRTTCGSRVLADHVPAHDATVTVRLREAGAVLLGKAALHEFAYGITNNNAYFGPTCNPWGLDRIPGGSSGGGGAAVAAGLGCASIGTDTGGSIRIPAALCGVVGLKPSYGRVSTYGVFPLSWSLDHPGPLTRTVEDAAIVLQAIAGPDPHDRTTLGHTVPDFRAAVRAEVRGLRVGIFDDPYHRQMEHGVRIAFEAALDVLRGLGLRLETVTLPHMPETFAAQLAIIQAESASVHERWLRERPQDYGPETLERLRHGLFITAPQYLRAQKLRALALEEYGELFRRLDALVLPSVPAVAPRIGQDTIDLGGEVLETRGVITRFSRLFNFVGAPALSVPCGFGADGLPVGLQIAGRPMDEETVIAIGGAYERATPWHTRRPPEPE, encoded by the coding sequence CTGACCGACCTTCCGTACGAGACCATCGCCGGCCTGGCGGAGCGCCTGCGGTCGGGTGAGCTGTCGCCCCTCGCGCTCACCGACGCGGCGCTCGCGCAGATCGACCGTTGGCGCGCGCTGAACGCGTTCATCACGGTGACGGCCGATCTGGCCCGCGCCCAGGCGGCGGAGGCGGCGCGCGAGATCGCTGCGGGGCGCTACCGCGGACTGCTCCACGGCGTGCCCGTCTCGCTCAAAGATCTGATCGACACGCGCGGCATCCGGACGACCTGCGGCTCACGGGTGCTGGCCGACCACGTGCCGGCGCACGACGCCACCGTGACGGTCCGGCTGCGGGAGGCCGGCGCGGTGCTGCTCGGCAAGGCGGCGCTCCACGAGTTCGCCTACGGCATCACCAACAACAACGCGTACTTCGGCCCGACGTGCAACCCGTGGGGGCTCGACCGGATCCCGGGCGGGTCGAGCGGCGGGGGCGGGGCCGCCGTCGCGGCCGGGCTCGGCTGCGCGTCCATCGGCACGGACACCGGCGGCAGCATCCGCATTCCCGCCGCGCTCTGCGGGGTCGTCGGACTCAAACCGTCCTACGGCCGCGTCAGCACCTACGGCGTCTTTCCGCTTTCGTGGTCGCTCGATCACCCCGGGCCGTTGACCCGGACGGTGGAGGACGCCGCGATCGTCCTCCAGGCGATCGCGGGCCCGGATCCGCACGACCGGACGACGCTCGGCCACACCGTGCCCGACTTCCGCGCGGCCGTCCGAGCCGAGGTGCGCGGCCTGCGCGTCGGCATCTTCGACGATCCCTACCACCGCCAGATGGAGCACGGCGTCCGGATCGCGTTCGAGGCGGCGCTCGACGTCCTGCGCGGACTCGGGCTCCGGCTCGAGACGGTCACGCTGCCGCACATGCCGGAGACGTTTGCCGCGCAGCTCGCCATCATCCAGGCCGAGTCCGCCAGCGTGCACGAGCGCTGGCTGCGGGAGCGTCCTCAGGACTACGGCCCGGAGACGCTCGAGCGCCTGCGGCACGGGCTGTTCATCACCGCGCCGCAGTACCTGCGCGCCCAGAAGCTGCGCGCGCTCGCGCTCGAGGAGTACGGCGAGCTCTTCCGGCGCCTCGACGCGCTCGTGCTGCCGAGCGTGCCGGCGGTCGCGCCGCGCATCGGCCAGGATACGATCGATCTCGGGGGAGAAGTCCTGGAGACCCGCGGCGTGATCACCCGGTTCAGCCGGCTGTTCAACTTCGTCGGCGCGCCGGCGCTTTCGGTGCCGTGCGGCTTCGGCGCGGACGGCCTGCCCGTGGGCCTTCAGATCGCGGGCCGGCCGATGGACGAGGAGACGGTGATCGCGATCGGCGGCGCCTACGAGCGGGCGACGCCGTGGCACACGCGCCGGCCGCCCGAGCCCGAATAG
- the queF gene encoding preQ(1) synthase, which yields MISRPLPVSLDVRSPATVRAEVLETFPYEYAGSPAVVDIETDEFTAVCPWSGLPDFGRLVIRYLPKERVLELRSLKYYLLSYRSVGIFQEHAANRILDDLVRACAPAWMELELDYRIRGGVHTVVRTRWPASPS from the coding sequence ATGATATCGAGGCCGCTGCCCGTCTCGCTCGATGTCCGGTCTCCGGCCACGGTCAGGGCCGAGGTACTGGAGACGTTCCCGTACGAATACGCCGGCTCGCCGGCGGTCGTGGATATCGAGACCGACGAGTTCACCGCCGTCTGCCCGTGGTCGGGGCTGCCCGATTTCGGCCGCCTGGTCATCCGCTATCTGCCGAAAGAGCGGGTGCTGGAGCTGCGCTCGCTCAAGTACTATCTGCTCTCGTACCGCAGCGTCGGCATCTTCCAGGAGCACGCCGCCAACCGCATCCTCGACGACCTCGTCCGCGCCTGCGCGCCCGCCTGGATGGAGCTCGAGCTCGATTACCGAATCCGCGGAGGCGTCCACACCGTCGTCCGCACGCGCTGGCCGGCGTCCCCCTCGTGA
- a CDS encoding methyltransferase domain-containing protein: MAVDEHHVTSEFASDVLSTEEDRFGFWRFARHPFFTDVNRWLVDRVAALGPRIVDLACGPGAITELLLARMREHTRGIIYAVDPSLVELHRARRRIASSIVRFVHGSAENLSRLVPQVDVVVFCNAIHLIGDKERVLQEIRTVLGPGGVLAFNTTYFKGCYVPGTERFWRSWVVRAARLLQDSGISVTHTHADRAAAMRWRTPEEYAQLLSGAGFVEPSWELHKVEMSPESLEDIGQFSMFIEGALPGVPLEAGADALKRTVRAAIQDARLTDGTVPRYWLQFIAHASV; the protein is encoded by the coding sequence ATGGCTGTGGACGAGCACCACGTAACGTCCGAGTTTGCGTCCGACGTCCTCTCAACAGAGGAAGACCGTTTCGGTTTCTGGCGCTTTGCCCGCCATCCGTTCTTCACCGACGTCAACCGCTGGCTCGTCGATCGCGTCGCGGCGCTCGGCCCGCGCATCGTGGACCTCGCCTGCGGTCCCGGCGCGATCACCGAGCTGCTGCTGGCCCGCATGCGCGAGCACACCCGCGGGATTATCTACGCCGTGGATCCGTCGCTCGTCGAGCTGCACCGCGCCCGGCGGCGGATCGCGTCGAGCATCGTCCGGTTCGTCCACGGCAGCGCCGAGAACCTCAGCCGGCTCGTTCCGCAGGTGGACGTCGTGGTGTTCTGCAACGCCATTCACCTGATCGGCGACAAGGAGCGGGTGCTGCAGGAAATCCGGACCGTGCTTGGGCCGGGCGGCGTGCTCGCGTTCAACACGACCTATTTCAAAGGATGCTACGTGCCGGGGACCGAGCGGTTCTGGCGGTCGTGGGTGGTCCGGGCGGCGCGCCTGTTGCAAGATTCCGGCATCAGCGTGACGCATACGCACGCCGACCGCGCGGCCGCGATGCGGTGGCGCACACCCGAAGAATACGCGCAGCTGCTGTCCGGGGCCGGTTTCGTCGAGCCGTCCTGGGAGCTCCACAAGGTCGAGATGTCTCCCGAAAGCCTTGAGGACATCGGCCAGTTCTCGATGTTCATCGAAGGCGCGCTTCCCGGCGTGCCGCTCGAGGCCGGTGCCGACGCCCTCAAGCGCACCGTCCGCGCCGCGATCCAGGACGCCCGTTTGACGGACGGCACCGTCCCGCGCTACTGGCTTCAGTTCATCGCTCACGCCTCGGTCTAA
- a CDS encoding DEAD/DEAH box helicase, whose amino-acid sequence MAIETHTNGFGGLADPRIQRALQELGWATPTPIQSRVIPSLAIGRDLVAQADPAPRTTAAFGIPMLQRLDPRSKAVQGLVLAPNRDAVRQITGDLGRLGAHTRLRIVAISTGEPLARQITRLREKPHIVVGTPSRVLEHLGKATLTLRSVHMLVLDDADRMLKMGLRTDVEQILVRTPSTRQTVLFSSTLPEPIRAMVSRYLRNPIWVTNAPVQSLSPGHRA is encoded by the coding sequence ATGGCCATCGAAACACATACCAACGGTTTCGGCGGGCTGGCGGATCCCCGCATCCAGCGCGCGCTGCAGGAACTCGGGTGGGCGACCCCCACGCCGATCCAGTCGCGCGTGATCCCGTCGCTTGCGATCGGACGGGATCTCGTCGCGCAGGCCGATCCCGCGCCGCGCACGACGGCGGCGTTCGGCATCCCGATGCTGCAGCGGCTCGATCCGCGCAGCAAGGCCGTGCAGGGCCTCGTCCTGGCGCCCAATCGCGACGCGGTGCGGCAGATCACGGGCGACCTCGGCCGGCTTGGGGCGCACACGCGGCTGCGCATCGTCGCGATCTCGACGGGCGAGCCGCTCGCGCGGCAGATCACACGGCTGCGGGAGAAGCCGCACATCGTCGTCGGGACGCCGAGCCGTGTGCTCGAACACCTCGGCAAGGCGACGCTGACCCTGCGCAGCGTGCACATGCTGGTCTTGGACGACGCGGACCGGATGCTCAAGATGGGTCTGCGGACGGACGTCGAGCAGATCCTCGTGCGCACGCCGTCGACGCGGCAGACGGTGCTGTTCTCGTCGACGCTGCCGGAGCCGATCCGGGCGATGGTGAGCCGGTACCTCCGGAACCCCATTTGGGTGACGAACGCGCCCGTGCAGTCGCTCAGTCCGGGGCACCGGGCCTGA
- a CDS encoding ArgE/DapE family deacylase yields the protein MDAALAAVDDGYTLDLARRLVRIPSVYRPGDPRGNETEAAALVADELRRLDLVVRVEDAAPGRPNVIADLAGSSAGPILIFEGHTDVVTEGEAADWSVPPFGAEIRDGRLYGRGSADMKAGVAAAIGAVRALRDAGTRLSGTVRLAVVADEEGMMAGIKAFIRNGWAEGAAGAIICEPEENAICLVQKGGIRALARFRGRMAHGAMPKSGRNPIPAAAAFVREAGSLEARYVTRHGRHAFLGEPSVTPTLLRAGEPAQLNVMHADAVVGLDIRTIPGQEHAAICADLAAAAAESAAAAGCTAELEVIEERPWTETDPSTPVAVAVAEACRRVQGRPPRFAGVPGATDGTFLHAWARVPIVTIGPGDVTIPHQVDEFVRVAEIAEACRIYAAAACRFLGGEWPTR from the coding sequence GTGGACGCCGCGCTGGCGGCCGTCGACGACGGGTACACGCTCGACCTCGCGCGCCGCTTGGTGCGCATCCCGAGCGTCTACCGGCCCGGCGACCCCCGCGGCAACGAGACCGAGGCCGCCGCCCTCGTGGCCGACGAGCTGCGCCGCCTCGATCTGGTGGTTCGCGTCGAGGACGCCGCACCGGGGCGGCCGAACGTCATCGCCGATCTCGCGGGCTCTTCGGCCGGTCCCATCCTCATCTTCGAAGGCCACACCGACGTCGTGACGGAGGGTGAGGCCGCGGATTGGTCCGTGCCGCCGTTCGGCGCCGAGATTCGCGACGGCCGGCTGTACGGGCGCGGCTCGGCGGACATGAAAGCGGGGGTGGCGGCGGCGATCGGCGCCGTGCGCGCGCTGCGGGACGCCGGTACCCGGTTGTCCGGTACCGTGCGCCTCGCCGTCGTGGCCGACGAAGAGGGGATGATGGCCGGCATCAAGGCCTTCATCCGGAACGGCTGGGCCGAGGGGGCGGCCGGCGCGATCATCTGCGAGCCGGAAGAGAATGCGATTTGTCTTGTGCAGAAGGGCGGGATCCGCGCGCTCGCGCGCTTCCGGGGCCGCATGGCCCACGGCGCGATGCCGAAGAGCGGCCGCAACCCGATTCCCGCCGCGGCGGCGTTCGTGCGCGAGGCCGGCTCACTCGAGGCGCGGTACGTCACGCGCCACGGGCGTCACGCCTTTCTCGGCGAACCGAGTGTAACGCCGACGCTGCTGCGCGCGGGGGAGCCGGCGCAGCTCAACGTGATGCACGCGGACGCGGTGGTCGGGCTCGACATCCGCACGATTCCGGGGCAGGAGCACGCGGCGATCTGCGCCGATCTCGCGGCCGCGGCGGCGGAGTCCGCCGCCGCGGCCGGCTGCACCGCGGAACTCGAGGTCATCGAAGAGCGTCCCTGGACCGAGACCGACCCGTCCACCCCGGTCGCGGTGGCCGTCGCGGAGGCGTGCCGGCGAGTGCAGGGCCGTCCGCCGAGGTTCGCCGGCGTGCCGGGCGCCACCGACGGCACGTTTCTGCACGCGTGGGCGCGGGTGCCGATCGTCACGATCGGGCCCGGCGACGTCACGATTCCGCATCAGGTCGACGAGTTCGTCCGAGTCGCGGAGATCGCGGAGGCCTGCCGCATCTATGCCGCGGCCGCCTGCCGTTTTCTCGGAGGCGAATGGCCGACCCGCTGA
- a CDS encoding energy-coupling factor transporter ATPase, whose product MADPLIVCEDIHFSYAASAGSGPDTGVPRDREAAAQAGPPVLRGVSLRIDPGEYVAIVGPNGSGKSTLARHLNALLRPASGRVLVAGLDTRDPAHTRAIRGTVGMVFQHPESQMVATIVEEDVAFGPENLGVPHEELRVRVREALELVGMWGARDRPPHLLSAGQKQRVAIAAVLAMRPACLVLDEATSMLDPEGRQAVAAIIAELRRRGTAVVAITHLMNEAARADRIIALAGGAVLVEGPPRRVFARADLLRDVGLDLPPVTAVALRVRAHVPEFPIDVLSVDELTAAVVARAGRPS is encoded by the coding sequence ATGGCCGACCCGCTGATCGTCTGCGAAGATATCCATTTTTCGTACGCGGCGTCCGCGGGGTCGGGACCCGACACCGGCGTGCCCCGCGACAGGGAGGCCGCCGCGCAGGCCGGACCGCCGGTGCTGCGCGGCGTCTCGCTGCGGATCGATCCCGGCGAATACGTCGCCATCGTCGGTCCGAACGGCTCCGGCAAGTCGACGCTCGCGCGGCACCTGAACGCCCTCCTGCGGCCGGCGTCCGGCCGCGTCCTCGTCGCCGGTCTGGATACGCGCGACCCGGCGCATACCCGTGCGATCCGCGGCACGGTCGGTATGGTCTTTCAGCATCCGGAGAGCCAGATGGTCGCGACGATCGTCGAGGAAGACGTCGCCTTCGGTCCGGAGAACCTCGGCGTGCCGCACGAGGAGCTGCGCGTCCGCGTGCGCGAGGCGCTCGAGTTGGTGGGGATGTGGGGCGCGCGGGACCGGCCGCCGCATCTGCTGTCCGCCGGACAGAAGCAGCGGGTGGCGATCGCCGCGGTGCTGGCGATGCGGCCCGCGTGTCTCGTGCTGGACGAGGCGACGTCGATGCTCGATCCGGAGGGGCGCCAGGCCGTGGCCGCGATCATCGCCGAGCTGCGCCGGCGGGGGACCGCGGTGGTGGCGATCACGCACCTGATGAACGAGGCCGCCCGCGCGGATCGGATCATCGCGCTGGCCGGCGGCGCGGTGCTGGTGGAGGGACCGCCGCGCCGGGTGTTCGCGCGCGCGGACCTGCTCCGCGACGTGGGTCTGGACCTGCCGCCCGTGACCGCCGTCGCGCTGCGCGTGCGCGCGCACGTGCCGGAGTTTCCGATCGACGTGCTCTCGGTGGACGAGCTCACCGCCGCGGTCGTCGCCCGCGCCGGCCGGCCGTCATGA